In a genomic window of Hyalangium gracile:
- a CDS encoding eCIS core domain-containing protein, with product MALPYAEQLQKAFGRHDLRSVRAHVGGTAAESAVEMNAQAYTQGNHVVFAGRPSLHTAAHEAAHVVQQRAGVRLAGGVGAEGDAYERHADAVAERVVAGLSVESLLDPFAGQGPVSGAPVQGMAVQRSRIEFENLSSALGKAVSAHTGSAKKVDSNLLLHGHASEFRFPKSPGGKPEQLASFMVDDWTNRKRVDDLSSTMAQVFNKNEVRQEVDDWGCTGTILDPLLNRFIFEAPPQEDWLSPRQGETFIPLSIRDTLDVTSTPIQRLIMHLVSLRAALKLRETEEAALNVGSVRIVDPADERKKAMEAPSSNKGRKASKQPADEEQGEDVQLNWAALMRACRGVVKTHLLANRAPPREPPSVASSGTIMDALMASCFEAAGGFSTLVAKEILTVDDARGYDLPKRSGQRSRLSDQGKARHIGLALNHVRFILWSEWRAVHELLTATAATTSSAAKDEQPRKDDANKKDDTSKKEDGKGGSSSGKQAAKALTPDGRPSEALKQAYRASIVSSDTYLSQAEGALLATAWGVTARVYTELSRPQGSEKLYVDTVSGDVFRLSEKETAADGNCLIDGLCLLSKNHNASKKEISDARTSVAKDLADEYVEAECASIITEFINGNREGFHQGLGDAVHDLLSRDPAIQSQRDKALRKAQSEKSKRKDSSAKKEVPSAAQPVGKSGKERSSTQHGRPGMGRLSPSVTYGSGVKQGYLMFIQNPGHYVVLEKVAPGNTSSHGVALAGVALAGGLAALAYWMGYL from the coding sequence ATGGCGCTTCCCTACGCCGAGCAGCTCCAGAAGGCGTTCGGCCGGCATGATCTCCGCTCCGTTCGAGCACACGTGGGAGGAACAGCCGCGGAGAGCGCCGTGGAGATGAACGCCCAGGCCTACACGCAGGGCAACCACGTGGTCTTCGCGGGCAGGCCCAGCCTCCATACCGCCGCGCACGAGGCGGCCCATGTGGTGCAGCAGCGCGCGGGGGTGCGGCTCGCGGGCGGAGTCGGAGCGGAGGGAGATGCCTACGAGCGCCATGCCGATGCGGTGGCCGAACGCGTGGTGGCGGGGCTCTCCGTGGAGTCCCTGCTGGACCCGTTCGCCGGCCAGGGTCCCGTCTCCGGCGCACCGGTGCAAGGCATGGCCGTACAGCGCTCTCGGATCGAGTTCGAGAATCTCAGTTCCGCGCTCGGCAAGGCGGTCTCCGCGCATACGGGGAGTGCCAAGAAGGTCGACAGCAACCTGCTGCTCCACGGTCATGCGAGTGAGTTCCGCTTCCCCAAGAGCCCTGGGGGGAAGCCGGAACAGCTGGCCTCCTTCATGGTGGATGACTGGACGAACAGGAAGCGCGTGGACGATCTGTCATCCACCATGGCCCAGGTCTTCAACAAGAACGAGGTCCGCCAGGAGGTGGATGACTGGGGCTGCACCGGCACCATCCTCGACCCGCTGTTGAACCGCTTCATCTTCGAGGCTCCGCCCCAGGAGGACTGGCTGTCCCCTCGACAGGGCGAGACCTTCATTCCGCTCTCCATCCGCGACACGCTGGACGTGACGAGCACCCCCATCCAACGCCTCATCATGCATCTCGTCTCCCTGCGCGCCGCGCTGAAGCTGCGCGAGACCGAGGAGGCCGCCCTCAACGTGGGCAGCGTGCGGATCGTCGATCCAGCCGATGAACGAAAGAAGGCGATGGAGGCTCCGTCCTCCAACAAGGGCCGCAAAGCCAGCAAGCAGCCCGCGGACGAGGAGCAGGGTGAGGACGTCCAGCTGAACTGGGCCGCGCTGATGCGGGCATGCCGAGGCGTGGTGAAGACCCATCTGCTGGCCAACCGGGCTCCGCCTCGGGAGCCCCCCTCGGTCGCGAGTAGCGGCACCATCATGGATGCATTGATGGCCAGTTGCTTCGAAGCGGCCGGCGGATTCTCGACGCTGGTCGCGAAGGAGATCCTCACGGTCGACGATGCCCGGGGATACGACCTGCCGAAGCGCTCCGGCCAGAGATCGCGCCTGAGCGACCAGGGCAAGGCCAGGCACATCGGCCTCGCCCTGAACCACGTCCGGTTCATCCTCTGGTCCGAGTGGCGGGCCGTTCATGAACTGCTGACCGCCACCGCGGCCACCACGAGCAGCGCTGCGAAGGACGAGCAGCCCAGGAAGGACGACGCGAACAAGAAGGACGATACGAGCAAGAAGGAGGATGGGAAGGGCGGCAGCTCCTCCGGAAAGCAGGCGGCCAAGGCCCTCACCCCCGATGGGCGGCCGAGCGAGGCACTGAAGCAGGCCTACCGGGCTTCGATTGTCTCCTCGGATACCTACCTGTCCCAGGCCGAGGGTGCCCTCCTGGCGACGGCGTGGGGTGTGACGGCCCGGGTCTACACCGAGCTCAGCAGGCCGCAGGGAAGTGAGAAGCTCTACGTGGACACGGTGTCCGGTGACGTGTTCCGGCTGTCCGAGAAGGAGACCGCAGCGGATGGCAACTGCCTCATCGACGGGCTCTGCCTGCTCAGCAAGAACCACAACGCCAGCAAGAAGGAAATCTCCGACGCTCGCACCAGCGTTGCCAAGGATCTGGCCGACGAATACGTGGAGGCGGAGTGTGCTTCCATCATCACGGAGTTCATCAACGGGAACCGCGAAGGCTTCCACCAGGGCTTGGGGGATGCCGTGCACGATCTCCTCTCCCGGGACCCCGCCATCCAGAGCCAGAGGGACAAGGCGCTGCGGAAGGCTCAAAGCGAGAAGTCGAAGCGGAAGGACTCTTCCGCGAAGAAGGAGGTCCCTTCAGCAGCGCAGCCTGTCGGAAAGTCCGGCAAGGAGCGTTCAAGCACGCAGCACGGTCGCCCCGGCATGGGCCGGCTGTCTCCGAGCGTGACCTACGGCTCGGGAGTCAAGCAGGGCTACCTGATGTTCATCCAGAACCCTGGCCACTACGTAGTGCTGGAGAAGGTCGCGCCAGGAAACACCTCGAGTCACGGGGTGGCCCTGGCGGGGGTGGCCCTGGCGGGGGGCCTGGCGGCCCTGGCCTACTGGATGGGGTACCTCTGA
- a CDS encoding phage tail protein: MASNEPVSRYLQHLPAVFQAEPFLGRFLLAFERILGGLDLAQEPQAVEQILDRIHTYFQPGGDGEREDERAPAEFLPWLAGWVATSLRDDWDEETRRRFIRRIPALYRLRGTPAGLKEMLRIYLGSETDIEIHEDDNTPYYFRVSFSVAERDATLLARRFRIAQAIIEQEKPAHTFYGLAIRYPQMQIVTEGPNRLTVGKNTVLGSGTLNVKL; the protein is encoded by the coding sequence ATGGCTTCGAACGAACCCGTGAGCCGCTACCTCCAGCACCTGCCCGCGGTCTTCCAGGCCGAGCCGTTCCTGGGGCGCTTCCTGCTCGCCTTCGAGCGCATCCTGGGCGGGTTGGACCTGGCCCAGGAGCCGCAAGCCGTCGAGCAGATCCTGGATCGCATCCACACCTACTTCCAGCCCGGAGGGGACGGAGAGCGCGAGGACGAGCGCGCCCCCGCGGAGTTCCTGCCCTGGCTGGCGGGCTGGGTCGCCACCAGCCTGCGGGACGACTGGGACGAGGAGACGCGCCGCCGGTTCATCCGCCGCATCCCCGCGCTGTACCGGCTGCGCGGCACCCCCGCGGGGCTCAAGGAGATGCTGCGCATCTACCTGGGCTCGGAGACGGACATCGAGATCCACGAGGACGACAACACCCCCTACTACTTCCGGGTGTCGTTCTCGGTGGCCGAGCGCGACGCGACGCTGCTGGCGCGCAGGTTCCGCATCGCCCAGGCCATCATCGAGCAGGAGAAGCCGGCGCACACCTTCTATGGGCTCGCGATCCGGTATCCACAGATGCAGATCGTCACCGAAGGCCCGAACCGCCTGACGGTGGGGAAGAACACGGTGCTCGGCTCGGGCACCCTGAACGTCAAGCTCTAG
- a CDS encoding ATP-binding protein, whose product MSWEQHNRAFLSACLQRVRLLLERHADSPEGASPPAKEDAEGWPEWSEEAERPPALRTLCEAFRLSPFERDVLLLCAGLELDARFPALFARAQGDAQRPYPTFSLALAALPGSHWDALAPQAPLRRWGLVGVGAGAALALAPLKADERIWQFLLGIDGLDERLARLLHAPPEAGPLVPSHEELARQVAATCISASRDARLPVLQLCGRSRHDQAAIAARASELLDLELHVLPAENLPSEPEELERLARLWSREALLDRRALLLDCHDLETGEGTRSLTIPRLAGSIQGLLFLASPERRPTGARLSVLQDVPLPRPDEQRALWADALGRRLDAKTARALEPQAAIDALVNQFDLDQAAITSATTQGLGHLMLRQKPKPEQLAEALWTSALGQSRHRLEALAQRLEVRADWEDLMLPDSLRQQLREVELHLRHRGLVHHTWGFSPAGWRGTGTSVLFSGPSGTGKTLAAEVLAKRLRLELYRIDLSGVVSKYIGETEKNLRRVFDAAESGGAVLLFDEADALFGKRSEVKDSHDRYANLEVSYLLQRMESFHGLAILTTNRRSALDQAFLRRLRFIVDFPMPGPRQRRALWQRAFPPGTPTEGLDPSRLALLEVSGAVIRGIALHAAFLAAQEAREGNKKPAVRPRHVLAAARRELEKLQLPFPNLPELEGWE is encoded by the coding sequence GTGAGCTGGGAGCAGCACAACCGGGCCTTTCTCTCCGCCTGCCTCCAGCGGGTGCGGCTCCTGTTGGAGCGCCATGCGGACTCGCCCGAGGGCGCGAGCCCACCGGCGAAGGAAGACGCGGAGGGCTGGCCCGAGTGGTCGGAAGAGGCAGAGCGTCCTCCCGCGCTGCGCACACTGTGTGAGGCCTTCAGGCTCTCTCCCTTCGAGCGGGACGTGCTCCTGCTGTGCGCCGGACTGGAGCTGGACGCACGCTTCCCCGCGCTCTTCGCTCGAGCCCAGGGGGACGCCCAGCGTCCGTATCCCACCTTCTCCCTGGCGCTCGCCGCCTTGCCGGGCTCCCACTGGGACGCGCTCGCCCCTCAGGCTCCGCTGCGGCGCTGGGGGCTCGTGGGCGTAGGGGCTGGCGCCGCGCTCGCCCTGGCACCCCTGAAGGCGGACGAGCGCATCTGGCAGTTCCTCCTCGGCATCGACGGGCTGGACGAGCGGCTGGCCCGGCTCCTCCATGCTCCTCCGGAGGCGGGCCCGCTGGTGCCTTCGCACGAGGAGCTCGCCCGACAGGTGGCTGCCACCTGCATCAGCGCGTCGCGTGACGCACGGCTGCCGGTCCTCCAGCTCTGTGGCCGCAGCCGGCATGATCAGGCCGCCATCGCCGCGCGTGCCTCCGAGCTGCTCGATCTGGAGCTCCACGTCCTGCCGGCGGAGAACCTCCCGAGCGAGCCAGAGGAGCTGGAGCGGCTGGCCCGGCTCTGGAGCCGCGAGGCGCTCCTGGACCGTCGGGCGCTGCTGCTGGACTGCCACGATCTCGAGACGGGGGAGGGGACACGCTCCCTCACGATCCCGCGGCTGGCTGGCTCCATCCAGGGGCTGCTCTTCCTGGCCAGCCCGGAGCGGAGGCCCACTGGCGCTCGGCTCTCCGTGCTCCAGGACGTCCCCCTGCCGCGCCCCGATGAGCAGCGCGCCCTGTGGGCCGACGCCCTGGGCCGGCGCCTCGATGCGAAGACCGCCCGGGCGCTCGAGCCCCAGGCCGCCATCGACGCGCTGGTGAACCAGTTCGATCTGGATCAGGCCGCCATCACCTCGGCCACCACCCAGGGGCTGGGCCACCTCATGCTGCGGCAGAAGCCCAAGCCCGAGCAGCTCGCCGAGGCGCTCTGGACGAGCGCCCTGGGCCAGTCCCGCCACCGGCTGGAGGCGCTGGCGCAGCGCCTGGAGGTCCGCGCGGACTGGGAGGACCTGATGCTGCCCGACTCCCTGCGCCAGCAGCTCCGCGAGGTGGAGCTGCACCTGCGCCACCGGGGGCTCGTCCACCACACCTGGGGCTTCTCGCCAGCGGGCTGGCGCGGCACCGGCACCAGCGTGCTTTTCTCCGGCCCCAGCGGCACCGGCAAGACGCTGGCCGCCGAGGTGCTGGCGAAGCGGCTGCGGCTGGAGCTCTACCGCATCGATCTGAGCGGGGTGGTGAGCAAGTACATCGGCGAGACGGAAAAGAACCTGCGCCGGGTGTTCGACGCGGCCGAGTCCGGCGGCGCCGTGCTGCTCTTCGACGAGGCGGACGCGCTCTTCGGCAAGCGCAGCGAGGTGAAGGACAGCCACGATCGCTACGCCAACCTCGAGGTGAGCTACCTGCTGCAGCGCATGGAGTCCTTCCACGGGCTGGCCATCCTCACCACCAACCGCCGCTCCGCCCTGGATCAGGCCTTCCTGCGCCGCTTGCGCTTCATCGTGGACTTCCCCATGCCCGGCCCGCGTCAGCGCCGGGCGCTCTGGCAGCGCGCCTTCCCACCGGGAACGCCCACCGAGGGGCTGGATCCATCGCGCCTGGCCCTGCTCGAGGTCTCCGGGGCCGTCATCCGCGGCATCGCCCTGCACGCCGCCTTCCTGGCGGCCCAGGAGGCTCGGGAGGGCAACAAGAAGCCCGCCGTCCGGCCCCGCCACGTGCTGGCCGCGGCCCGCCGCGAGCTGGAGAAGCTGCAGCTGCCCTTTCCCAACCTGCCGGAGCTGGAGGGCTGGGAGTGA
- a CDS encoding GPW/gp25 family protein, whose protein sequence is MAGDFLGSGWSFPVGLDASGQVATSQEEAKIRQSLWLILSTAPGERVMRPDFGCGIHALVFENIGAGTMGRVASEVTQALTLWEPRIDLLGVDVQPDEEEPGRLLITITYAVRSTNSRFNFVYPFYVS, encoded by the coding sequence ATGGCTGGAGACTTCCTTGGATCAGGCTGGAGCTTCCCGGTAGGCCTCGACGCCTCGGGACAGGTCGCGACGAGCCAGGAGGAGGCGAAGATCCGCCAGTCGCTCTGGCTCATCCTCTCCACCGCGCCCGGCGAGCGGGTGATGCGCCCGGACTTCGGCTGCGGCATCCACGCGCTCGTCTTCGAGAACATCGGCGCGGGGACGATGGGCCGGGTGGCCAGCGAGGTGACCCAGGCGCTGACCCTGTGGGAGCCCCGCATCGATCTGCTCGGCGTGGACGTGCAGCCCGACGAGGAAGAGCCCGGCCGGCTCCTCATCACCATCACCTACGCGGTGCGCAGCACCAACAGCCGCTTCAACTTCGTCTACCCCTTCTACGTGAGCTGA
- a CDS encoding putative baseplate assembly protein, with protein sequence MAPLTPPKLDSRTYGDLVAQLEELAGTYSGWRPAPNGQDPGSALIRIFARMMSHVIGRLNQVPEKHHLAFLDLLGAQRLPPRPARAALSFQLAEGAKAEASVPAGTQVAATSAPDGGEEIVFATERALVLTRARLTSLIVRERRREWDSATPPAAFLIDRASDRTPLPGGTATEFQAFVAHDAVEHSLFLACDSLFTRLGVQRRWLTLQWQTAPTVDMVWSFWDGATWQALTPQKNGASWQLNLPAAPAVREINGRSARWVRGQLTRIPLSGDTPAALPILTSVSASVELKRDGVAPDVALFNTAPLDISKDFYPLGERPRFNDTFAVASSDVFSQPGRKVTVSLTLTPSLLPMNPTPPDTLKLVWELWNGSTWQKLGESTKSGSTDAGASFVDRSQAFTVQPTGTNVGKEIEFNLPQQLGETEVGGRRNRWLRVRLVGGHYGEDQKVVYTDGQVPKVLPATYQPPSIQSLKLSYTSTVSRALEACFLLNDGTYEDCTARLVTMGSPVTPFVLSADPGPSLYLGFDQAFANRPTLLHLEVALPRPEEVLAPALTQGVEPPEAEEPLQLEWEYRGANGWAALRAEDETQALSRSGQLRFIGPADFTASREFGQVRCWLRVRWLKGGLRERVRLRRVLTNTVWASHATTATREVLGSSNGEPDQVFTATRTPVLPGPRLEVREPSLPEPQEQAELEALEGPDAVTTTLDERGETHEVWVRWHAVPDLRASQPRDRHYVIDHQTGEVRFGNGRQGRIPPVGRDGIRLAWYRSGGGARGNVPARALTQMKSTVPYVDGAINPDAASGGADLEELERLKERSSRTLRHRGLAVTVDDFADLAREASPDVARVQVITPSFQPADQIAPDRNMVEREGQVLVVIIPSSADPQPVPSRELLDRVETYVRDRCPPAARLEVCGPAWAEVHVTVSVIPESLEASEAVREQIQQALARYLHPLHGGDSGEGWDFGRWPHRSDLYALLMKQEGVDRIDSLSVSVNAPQGTLPQAVLIYSRAENISVTLKNRED encoded by the coding sequence ATGGCCCCCCTCACCCCGCCCAAGCTCGACTCGCGAACCTACGGCGACCTCGTCGCCCAGCTCGAGGAGCTCGCTGGCACCTACTCGGGCTGGCGCCCCGCTCCCAACGGGCAGGACCCCGGCTCGGCGCTGATCCGCATCTTCGCGCGGATGATGAGCCACGTGATCGGTCGCCTCAACCAGGTGCCCGAGAAGCACCACCTGGCGTTCCTGGATCTGCTGGGCGCGCAGCGGCTGCCGCCCCGCCCCGCCCGGGCCGCGCTGTCCTTCCAGCTGGCGGAGGGCGCCAAGGCCGAGGCCAGCGTGCCGGCGGGCACCCAGGTGGCGGCGACGTCGGCGCCCGACGGTGGCGAGGAGATCGTCTTCGCGACGGAGCGTGCGCTCGTCCTGACGCGGGCCAGGCTGACTTCGCTCATCGTCCGCGAGCGGCGGCGCGAGTGGGACTCGGCGACTCCCCCCGCCGCCTTCCTGATCGATCGCGCCAGCGACCGCACGCCCCTCCCCGGCGGCACCGCCACGGAGTTCCAGGCGTTCGTCGCCCACGACGCCGTGGAGCACTCCCTGTTCCTGGCCTGCGACTCCCTCTTCACGAGGCTCGGCGTCCAGCGGCGGTGGCTGACGCTGCAGTGGCAGACGGCGCCCACGGTGGACATGGTCTGGTCCTTCTGGGATGGGGCGACGTGGCAGGCGCTCACCCCCCAGAAGAATGGCGCCTCGTGGCAGCTGAACCTCCCGGCGGCCCCGGCCGTCCGGGAGATCAACGGTCGCTCCGCCCGCTGGGTCCGAGGCCAGCTGACTCGGATACCGCTGAGCGGAGACACACCCGCGGCCCTGCCCATCCTCACGTCCGTCTCCGCGAGCGTCGAGCTGAAGCGCGACGGCGTGGCACCGGACGTGGCGCTCTTCAACACCGCCCCGCTGGACATCAGCAAGGACTTCTATCCGCTGGGCGAGCGGCCCCGCTTCAACGACACGTTCGCCGTGGCCAGCAGCGACGTGTTCTCCCAGCCCGGGCGCAAGGTCACCGTCTCCCTGACGCTGACGCCCTCCCTGCTGCCGATGAACCCGACGCCCCCCGACACGCTTAAGCTCGTCTGGGAGCTCTGGAACGGCAGCACCTGGCAGAAGCTCGGCGAGTCCACCAAGAGCGGCAGCACGGACGCCGGAGCCAGCTTCGTGGATCGCAGCCAGGCCTTCACGGTGCAGCCGACCGGCACGAACGTGGGCAAGGAGATCGAGTTCAACCTGCCCCAGCAGCTCGGCGAGACGGAGGTGGGCGGCCGACGCAACCGCTGGCTGCGCGTGCGGCTCGTGGGGGGCCACTACGGAGAGGACCAGAAGGTCGTCTACACCGACGGCCAGGTGCCGAAGGTGTTGCCCGCCACCTACCAGCCGCCCTCGATCCAATCGCTGAAGCTCAGCTACACATCCACGGTGAGCCGCGCCCTCGAGGCGTGCTTCCTGCTGAACGACGGCACCTACGAGGACTGCACGGCCCGGCTCGTGACGATGGGCTCCCCCGTCACGCCCTTCGTCCTCAGCGCGGATCCGGGGCCGTCGCTCTATCTGGGTTTCGACCAGGCCTTCGCGAACCGCCCGACGCTGCTCCACCTGGAGGTGGCGCTGCCTCGCCCGGAGGAGGTGCTCGCGCCCGCGCTCACCCAGGGAGTGGAGCCGCCCGAGGCCGAGGAGCCGCTCCAGCTCGAGTGGGAGTACCGGGGTGCGAACGGCTGGGCCGCGCTCCGAGCCGAGGACGAGACGCAGGCGCTCAGTCGCAGCGGGCAGCTGCGCTTCATCGGCCCGGCGGACTTCACGGCCAGCCGAGAGTTCGGCCAGGTGCGCTGCTGGCTGCGCGTCCGCTGGCTGAAGGGAGGCCTCCGCGAGCGCGTGCGCCTGCGTCGCGTGCTGACCAACACCGTCTGGGCCAGCCATGCCACCACGGCCACGCGCGAGGTGCTGGGCTCGAGCAACGGCGAGCCGGATCAGGTGTTCACCGCCACGCGGACGCCCGTGCTTCCCGGCCCCCGCCTAGAGGTACGCGAGCCCTCCCTGCCGGAGCCCCAGGAGCAGGCGGAGCTCGAGGCGCTCGAGGGCCCTGACGCCGTCACCACGACGCTGGACGAGCGGGGCGAGACTCACGAGGTGTGGGTGCGCTGGCATGCCGTGCCCGATCTGCGAGCCTCGCAGCCCAGGGATCGCCACTACGTCATCGATCACCAGACCGGGGAGGTGCGCTTCGGCAACGGCCGGCAGGGGCGGATTCCCCCCGTGGGGCGCGACGGCATCCGCCTGGCCTGGTACCGCTCCGGAGGCGGGGCACGCGGCAACGTGCCGGCCAGGGCCCTCACCCAGATGAAGAGCACGGTGCCGTACGTGGACGGGGCCATCAACCCGGACGCCGCCTCGGGCGGCGCGGACCTGGAGGAGCTGGAGCGCCTCAAGGAGCGCAGCTCCCGCACCCTGCGCCACCGGGGCCTAGCCGTGACGGTGGATGACTTCGCGGATCTGGCCCGGGAGGCCTCGCCCGACGTGGCGCGCGTCCAGGTCATCACCCCCTCGTTCCAGCCCGCCGATCAGATCGCTCCCGACAGGAACATGGTGGAGCGCGAGGGGCAGGTGCTGGTGGTGATCATCCCCTCCAGCGCCGACCCCCAGCCCGTCCCGAGCCGGGAGCTGCTGGATCGAGTGGAGACCTACGTGCGCGACCGGTGCCCGCCAGCGGCCCGGCTCGAGGTGTGCGGCCCGGCCTGGGCCGAGGTCCACGTGACCGTCTCCGTGATCCCCGAGTCGCTCGAGGCCTCGGAGGCCGTCCGCGAGCAGATCCAGCAGGCGCTCGCGCGCTATCTCCACCCGCTCCACGGAGGCGACTCCGGCGAGGGCTGGGACTTCGGCCGCTGGCCGCACCGCTCGGATCTGTACGCGCTGCTCATGAAGCAGGAGGGCGTGGATCGGATCGACTCACTCTCCGTGTCCGTGAACGCGCCCCAGGGGACGCTCCCACAGGCCGTGCTCATCTACTCGCGGGCCGAGAACATCTCCGTAACCCTGAAGAACCGGGAGGACTGA
- a CDS encoding LamG-like jellyroll fold domain-containing protein yields MLKLPQLDDLTYAQLVEEARALIPMLSPGWTDHNPSDPGISLLEMFAWLTEMTVYRLDQVPERSYWTFLELLNGPGWERPVNTGADALETAMRDTVRELRERYRAVTCEDFEHLVLEDWKGAGVRVRRAHCVAERNLLKSASDTALGHMSLVVVPDAPWPARWAWGRAGLVPAPPEPAFLLTFGGETAFVALGLYGDEFSEDTTFSAWIHPLDLGKGRQMLFSRGGLEGSALVLEPDGSLSFSLAGVRQLSSQPGLIQEGTWTHISITRTHMEDGATFRLHLSGRVVGEAALQGAIPLSAAPLPLRLGGPSTDARDGKVYSFSGFISDVCLWRMARTVGQLADDLKRLPRGDDDALVACFPCDDGPPGNVVRNLKSGGQDGQGQGTSWRDATLPLAAPSALLNALHAFLDERRLLTTKHHVLAPASVQVNLSAELYLRSDALPQTVIQDASFALQRYLHPLTGGRDGKGWPFGRSIYLSEVYEVLSGVPGVDFVGTDGESVEGGGTAHGVVLGVTNDTTRRLADGSLRLFSHELPALGTLTFKTFDFVGGQWLRTNP; encoded by the coding sequence GTGCTCAAGCTGCCGCAGCTCGATGATCTCACCTATGCCCAGCTGGTGGAGGAGGCCCGCGCCCTCATCCCCATGCTGTCCCCTGGGTGGACGGACCACAACCCCTCCGACCCGGGCATCTCGCTCCTGGAGATGTTCGCCTGGCTGACGGAGATGACGGTGTACCGACTGGATCAGGTGCCCGAGCGCAGCTACTGGACCTTCCTGGAGCTGCTCAACGGGCCCGGCTGGGAGCGCCCGGTGAACACGGGGGCGGACGCGCTGGAGACGGCCATGCGCGACACCGTGCGGGAGCTGCGGGAGCGCTACCGCGCCGTCACGTGCGAGGACTTCGAGCACCTGGTCCTCGAGGACTGGAAGGGGGCCGGAGTCCGCGTCCGCCGGGCGCACTGCGTGGCGGAGCGCAACCTGCTGAAGTCCGCCTCGGACACGGCCCTCGGCCACATGAGCCTGGTGGTGGTGCCGGATGCGCCCTGGCCCGCGCGCTGGGCCTGGGGACGAGCCGGCCTGGTGCCCGCGCCTCCCGAGCCCGCCTTCCTGCTCACGTTTGGCGGAGAGACGGCCTTCGTCGCGCTCGGCCTCTACGGGGATGAGTTCTCGGAGGACACCACCTTCTCCGCGTGGATCCACCCGCTGGACCTGGGCAAGGGGCGCCAGATGCTGTTCTCCCGGGGCGGCCTGGAGGGGAGCGCGCTGGTGCTGGAGCCGGATGGGAGCCTGTCCTTCTCCCTGGCCGGAGTCCGGCAGCTGTCCTCGCAGCCGGGCCTGATCCAGGAGGGAACCTGGACCCACATCTCCATCACCCGCACCCACATGGAGGACGGCGCCACCTTCCGCCTCCACCTCAGCGGGCGGGTGGTCGGCGAGGCGGCCCTGCAGGGCGCCATCCCCCTGAGCGCGGCGCCTCTGCCCCTGCGGCTCGGCGGCCCCAGCACCGACGCTCGGGATGGCAAGGTGTACTCCTTCAGCGGCTTCATCAGCGACGTGTGCCTGTGGCGCATGGCGCGGACGGTGGGGCAGCTCGCCGACGATCTCAAGCGCCTGCCGCGCGGAGACGATGACGCCCTCGTCGCCTGCTTCCCCTGCGACGACGGCCCTCCCGGCAACGTCGTGCGCAACCTCAAGTCCGGGGGACAGGACGGCCAGGGCCAGGGCACCTCGTGGCGTGATGCCACCCTGCCGCTCGCGGCCCCGAGCGCCCTGCTGAACGCGCTCCACGCCTTCCTCGATGAGCGCCGCCTTCTCACCACGAAGCACCACGTCCTGGCGCCGGCCTCCGTGCAGGTGAACCTCAGCGCGGAGCTCTACCTGCGCTCGGACGCCCTGCCCCAGACCGTCATCCAGGATGCGTCCTTTGCCCTGCAGCGCTACCTGCACCCCCTGACGGGTGGCAGGGACGGCAAGGGCTGGCCCTTCGGACGCAGCATCTACCTCTCCGAGGTGTATGAGGTGCTGAGCGGCGTGCCCGGCGTCGACTTCGTGGGCACCGACGGCGAGTCCGTGGAGGGAGGCGGGACAGCTCACGGCGTGGTGCTCGGCGTCACGAACGACACCACACGGCGCCTGGCCGATGGCTCCCTCCGCCTGTTCTCGCACGAGCTGCCCGCGCTGGGGACGCTGACCTTCAAGACCTTCGACTTCGTGGGGGGCCAATGGCTTCGAACGAACCCGTGA
- a CDS encoding type VI immunity family protein, translating into MAEAELDTVKSGNGDHLISPCMEVLAFSRTSLEHGAPGMLAFYQAFLERWGAGVTFYRTNTMSRVKKATNQTLEMLPFWLQDKASLREKLLGLRLHGGRGGHDYALPAFEMFSDQSNAKEPCSFFRMAVPLEATWQDPGALLALVREALAKFPLHWGYAGYSLLWEEEEVRHEPEAVSTLEDWLTELPGLSYGYPLFFLSRSVRGVIDVNWLTLLGPEMTNQLGGQEKLARGLPPQVRVHSLGAGGALIQAGQGPVLGRATEAPSLEHYRAVGKAVSALRAPRAVLEEIQMWPLSGGQEVAWLDRFFP; encoded by the coding sequence ATGGCGGAAGCTGAACTTGACACCGTGAAGTCCGGAAACGGTGATCATCTCATCAGTCCCTGCATGGAGGTGCTGGCCTTCTCACGGACGAGCCTTGAGCATGGAGCCCCAGGGATGCTGGCGTTCTACCAGGCTTTCCTCGAGCGCTGGGGGGCAGGGGTGACCTTCTACCGCACGAACACCATGAGTCGCGTGAAGAAGGCCACGAACCAGACCTTGGAGATGTTGCCCTTCTGGTTGCAGGACAAGGCGTCGCTTCGAGAGAAGTTGTTGGGGCTGAGGCTTCACGGCGGAAGAGGAGGACATGACTACGCGCTGCCTGCGTTCGAGATGTTCTCGGATCAGAGCAACGCCAAGGAGCCGTGCTCGTTCTTCAGGATGGCAGTTCCGCTCGAAGCCACCTGGCAGGACCCAGGGGCGCTTCTCGCCCTGGTCCGCGAAGCTCTTGCGAAATTTCCCTTACATTGGGGATACGCAGGGTATTCGCTTCTCTGGGAAGAAGAGGAGGTTCGGCATGAGCCCGAGGCGGTCAGTACGCTGGAGGACTGGCTCACGGAGCTGCCGGGCCTTTCTTACGGCTACCCTTTGTTCTTCCTGTCACGGTCCGTTCGAGGCGTGATCGATGTGAACTGGCTGACCTTGTTGGGGCCAGAGATGACCAACCAACTGGGGGGACAGGAGAAGCTGGCACGCGGGCTTCCTCCTCAAGTGCGGGTGCATTCATTGGGAGCCGGAGGCGCGTTGATACAAGCGGGGCAGGGCCCGGTGCTGGGGAGGGCGACCGAGGCTCCTTCCTTGGAGCACTACCGCGCGGTGGGCAAGGCCGTCAGCGCCCTGCGTGCTCCGCGCGCGGTCCTTGAGGAAATCCAGATGTGGCCCCTGAGTGGTGGCCAGGAGGTAGCGTGGCTTGACCGCTTTTTCCCCTGA